GGTCGCGCAGACGCTCCCAGGTCTCGTCGTCCTCGACGCCCTCGGCGACCACCAGCAGGCCCAGCGAATGCGCGAGGTCGACCGTGCAGCGCACGATCTCCGCGTCCTCGGTGTCGACGGCCAGCCGGGCGACGAAGGAGCGGTCGATCTTCAGCTCGCTCACCGGCAGTCGGCGCAGATGCACCAGGGAGGAGTAACCGGTGCCGAAGTCGTCCAGGGACATCTTCACGCCGTGCCCCGTCAGGCCGTTGAGGGTGTCGGCGGCGCGCTGCGGGTCCTCCAGGAGGACGTGTTCCGTTATCTCCAGCTGGAGCGCCCCCGCGGGCACTCCGTGCCGGGCCAGCCGGGCCGCGACGGAGCCGGCGAAACCCGGTGTGTGGACGTCGCGGGGGGAGACGTTGACCGCGACCGGCACGTACAGCCCCTGGGCCCGCCACCGCGCGACCTGGCCGAGCGCCGTGTCCAGCACGTACTCCGTCAGGTGGGGCATCAGCCCGGAGGACTCTGCGATCGCTATGAACTCGTCCGGCGGTACCTTCCCGCGCTCCGGGTGCACCCAGCGCACCAGCGCCTCCAGCCCGGCCACCTGCCCGTCGAAGCGGACCTTCGGCTGGTAGTGCAGCTGCACCTCGTGCGCGTCGAGCGCCCGGCGCAGATCGCCCAGCAGTCCGAGCCGGTCGGGGGTGTTGGAATCACGCTTGGACTCGTAGACCTCCACGCCCGTGCGGTCCCGCTTGGCCTGGTACATCGCCACGTCGGCCCGGCGCAGCATGCCCTCCGCGTCGAGGGCGTGGTCGGGGAAGACGGCGACGCCGGCGCTGGCCTCCAGGACGAGGGTGAGGCCGTCCAGGTCGAGCGGCGTGCCGAGGTCGGCGATCAGTGCGCGGGCGACCCTGGAAGCCGAGGTCGTGGAGTCGGCGACGGGCAGTAACACGGCGAACTCGTCCCCGCCGAGCCGCGCCACCTCCGCCCCGCGCGGGAGGGCGAGCCGCAGCCGTTCGGCTATCTGGAGCAGCAGCCGGTCGCCGGCGAGATGGCCGAGGGTGTCGTTGACCGACCGGAAGCGGTCGAGGTCGATCAGCATCAGCGCGGCCCGGGCGCCGATGCGCTCGGCGTCGTCCAGGGCGGTCCAGATGCGCTCCAGGAGCCACTGACGGTTGGGCAGCCCGGTCAGCGGGTCGCGCAGTTGCTCCTCGGCACGGGCCCGGGCCATCCACAGGGTGGAGTCGAGGGCGATGAGCGGGATCGCGAACAGCGGCAGCAGGATCGGCTTGGCCACGGCCACCACGCAGATCAGCGGAGCGATCCCCAGCAAGGCGACCGCGACCAGGCCCTGTCTTACCAGGGCCGTACGGGCGACGGTGGGCAGCCCGCCGGCGCGGGGGGCGTGCAGGTACCAGAGCAGGACGCGGGTGACCGCGAGGTAGGCGACTGCCACCAGGACCACCTGGGGGCCGGTGTAGACCGTCCAGGTGTCCGGGGTCCAGGGATGTTCCACGGACGGCACCCGGCCACAGGCGGCGAGCAGCAGCGCGCCCGTGCCGATGCCGAGTATGTCCACCGCGCCGTGCAGGACGCCCTGCCGCCAGCGGTGGCGCCGGGCTATGCCGACCAGGACGACGACGGTGAGGCTCACCAGACCGGCCGGCACCCAGCCGTACAGCAGCAGGACGGCGAGGGTGAGGGCGGCGCCGGAGCCGGTGCCGCCCCACCAGCGGGCGCGGCCGAGCAGGACCAGATGGCCGACGACGACGCCGACGAGGAGGGCCAGGGCCCAGCCGGCCGTACCGGACGGGAAGAGCGCGTGGTAGCCGGTGAAGGCGCGGTAGAAGCCTGCGCCGAGGGCGAAGGCGGCCGCGGAGACGACGGTCGCGGGCAGCGCGGGCCAGGACAGGTGCCGGTCGGCGTCGGCGTCGGGCAGCCCCGGGTGCGGCGCGGAGGAGACACGGGGGTCGAGGACGGGATGCGGGGCGGTGAGGGCCGCGGTGTGCGGCGGGGGCGCCTGCACGCCCTCGGGGCGCTCGGAGCGCTCCGTCCACCGGCTTCCCCACCAGACGCCGGCAACCCGGCGTCGGCGCAGCCGTGCGTCCGGGGCGGCGCTCTCGGTCGGTTCCATTCCCGTCCCTCTCACAGCCTGCGGTGCCCGACACACGCGGCCCGTCGCCCGACAACCCCGGGCGGCGCCGCGTCGGAGAACCCGTCCCCCCGCTCACCTGGAGCACGGGGATGCCCCGG
This Streptomyces sp. NBC_00377 DNA region includes the following protein-coding sequences:
- a CDS encoding putative bifunctional diguanylate cyclase/phosphodiesterase, with the protein product MEPTESAAPDARLRRRRVAGVWWGSRWTERSERPEGVQAPPPHTAALTAPHPVLDPRVSSAPHPGLPDADADRHLSWPALPATVVSAAAFALGAGFYRAFTGYHALFPSGTAGWALALLVGVVVGHLVLLGRARWWGGTGSGAALTLAVLLLYGWVPAGLVSLTVVVLVGIARRHRWRQGVLHGAVDILGIGTGALLLAACGRVPSVEHPWTPDTWTVYTGPQVVLVAVAYLAVTRVLLWYLHAPRAGGLPTVARTALVRQGLVAVALLGIAPLICVVAVAKPILLPLFAIPLIALDSTLWMARARAEEQLRDPLTGLPNRQWLLERIWTALDDAERIGARAALMLIDLDRFRSVNDTLGHLAGDRLLLQIAERLRLALPRGAEVARLGGDEFAVLLPVADSTTSASRVARALIADLGTPLDLDGLTLVLEASAGVAVFPDHALDAEGMLRRADVAMYQAKRDRTGVEVYESKRDSNTPDRLGLLGDLRRALDAHEVQLHYQPKVRFDGQVAGLEALVRWVHPERGKVPPDEFIAIAESSGLMPHLTEYVLDTALGQVARWRAQGLYVPVAVNVSPRDVHTPGFAGSVAARLARHGVPAGALQLEITEHVLLEDPQRAADTLNGLTGHGVKMSLDDFGTGYSSLVHLRRLPVSELKIDRSFVARLAVDTEDAEIVRCTVDLAHSLGLLVVAEGVEDDETWERLRDLGCDAVQGWLVAAAMPPEETTAWLRARGSRGWQRPAAALPAAASDE